A stretch of the Vigna radiata var. radiata cultivar VC1973A chromosome 7, Vradiata_ver6, whole genome shotgun sequence genome encodes the following:
- the LOC106769319 gene encoding uncharacterized protein LOC106769319 isoform X2 yields MIFLNLIVKLGKSIRTFNVSPTSARPGSSTTPHFYEKTSHVLLFVTSITENVSMDHLCNLHGWSLRSEPRRIFDAVIFSNELDLLEIRWRELFPYVSKFVILESNTTFTGIPKRLFFASNLSRFAFAMHKTVHDIYPGRVAVPGSHEDPFTLESKQRGAMNSLLRRAGISYGDILLMSDTDEIPSPHTLKLLQWCEGIPPVMHLELRHYMYSFEFPVDYSSWRSTAHIFGPRTQYRHSRQTDLIFSDAGWHCSFCFRYISEFVFKMTAYSHADRVKRKSFLSHSRIQNNICKGDDLFDMLPEEYSFKELIKKMGSIPRSASAVHLPAYLIENADKFKFLLPGGCLRPPE; encoded by the exons ATGATATTTCTGAATTTGATTGTCAAGCTGGGGAAATCAATTAGAACATTCAATGTTTCCCCTACAAGTGCAAGGCCTGGTTCCTCGACCACGCCTCATTTCTATGAGAAAACCTCCCATGTTCTTTTGTTTGTTACTTCTATTACTG AAAATGTCTCCATGGACCACCTTTGCAATCTTCATGGTTGGTCCCTTCGCTCTGAGCCTCGCCGCATTTTTGATGCTGTCATTTTCAGCAATGAGTTAGACCTGTTAGAGATCAGATGGCGCGAACTTTTTCCCTATGTATCAAAATTCGTGATCCTTGAGTCCAATACAACGTTTACAGGCATTCCAAAGAGACTCTTCTTTGCCTCCAATCTGTCAAGATTTGCCTTTGCCATGCATAAGACTGTCCATGACATTTATCCTGGCAGAGTTGCAGTCCCTGGATCACATGAGGACCCATTCACGCTTGAATCAAAACAACGGGGGGCTATGAACTCATTGTTACGCCGTGCAGGCATTTCCTACGGTGATATTCTTCTCATGTCAGATACAGATGAGATTCCAAGTCCTCATACTTTGAAGCTACTTCAGTGGTGTGAAGGGATTCCTCCCGTAATGCATCTTGAGTTGAGGCATTACATGTACTCATTTGAGTTTCCGGTGGACTACAGCAGCTGGCGTTCCACTGCCCACATCTTTGGTCCCCGGACACAATACCGCCACTCACGCCAGACAGACTTAATCTTCTCCGATGCAGGATGGCACTGCAGCTTCTGCTTTCGGTATATTTCAGAGTTTGTGTTCAAGATGACTGCCTATAGCCATGCAGACCGTGTGAAACGGAAGTCTTTCTTAAGTCACTCAAGAATTCAGAACAACATTTGCAAGGGAGATGACCTTTTTGATATGCTCCCTGAGGAATACTCTTTCAAAGAGTTGATTAAAAAGATGGGGTCTATTCCCCGTTCAGCTTCTGCAGTTCATCTTCCTGCATACTTGATAGAGAATGCAGACAAATTTAAGTTCCTTCTTCCTGGAGGTTGCTTAAGACCACCAGAATAA
- the LOC106766473 gene encoding protein RADIALIS-like 3, with protein sequence MASSSMSASGSWSCKDNKAFEKALADRWYNVAHAVGGKTLEEVKRQYELLVQDVKHIESGRTRKLQPLISRRIGKAKSKDGI encoded by the exons ATGGCATCCAGTTCAATGTCAGCCTCAGGCTCATGGAGTTGCAAGGACAACAAGGCCTTTGAGAAGGCTCTAGCTGACCGTTGGTACAATGTTGCTCATGCTGTTGGTGGCAAAACTCTAGAGGAAGTGAAGAGACAATATGAACTCCTTGTCCAGGATGTTAAACATATTGAATCAGGACGAACAAGAAAACTTCAGCCTCTGATCAGCAGGAGAATAG GAAAAGCAAAATCAAAGGATGGAATATAA
- the LOC106769320 gene encoding auxin-responsive protein IAA29 gives MELQLGLALSTNQSQSLDLNSHAYDSIFHVHQNNSNKKRTFFQLFDLAPQTLHTDLVLPTLSLLPLTPSHHQDDHDQHSQCSSITKKDEEDAENIVGWPPVNYWRKKLRVDHDEVAGKNDHVVWVDRCHSHGSNSSKSLYVKVKMEGVGIARKVDLGMHQSFEMLMETLMDMFGTGHRESNSYELAYQDKEGDWLLAQDVPWRSFVGCAQRLKLMKSNR, from the exons ATGGAGCTTCAACTTGGTCTTGCTCTCTCAACCAATCAATCTCAATCACTTGACCTCAATTCTCATGCCTATGATTCTATCTTTCATGTCCAtcaaaataattccaataaaaaACGTACCTTCTTCCAACTCTTTGATCTTGCACCACAAACTCTCCACACCGACCTTGTACTTCCCACGCTGTCTCTCCTTCCTTTGACGCCAAGCCACCATCAAGATGATCATGATCAACATAGTCAATGCTCTAGCATCACCAA aaaggatgaagaggatGCAGAAAATATAGTGGGTTGGCCACCGGTAAACTATTGGAGGAAGAAACTTCGTGTCGACCATGACGAGGTTGCAGGAAAAAACGATCACGTGGTATGGGTTGACCGGTGTCACAGTCATGGTTCCAATTCTTCAAAGTCTCTGTACGTGAAGGTGAAGATGGAGGGTGTGGGAATTGCGCGGAAGGTAGATCTTGGCATGCACCAATCCTTTGAGATGCTGATGGAAACCTTGATGGACATGTTTGGAACAGGTCATCGAGAATCAAACAGCTATGAATTGGCTTATCAGGATAAGGAAGGTGACTGGCTTCTGGCACAAGATGTACCTTGGAG GAGTTTCGTTGGATGTGCACAAAGACTGAAATTGATGAAGAGTAACAGATAA
- the LOC106769319 gene encoding uncharacterized protein LOC106769319 isoform X1, which yields MFPLQVQGLVPRPRLISMRKPPMFFCLLLLLLVPIFLFGIFVHGQKISYFFRPLWDNPPSPFKRIPHYYAENVSMDHLCNLHGWSLRSEPRRIFDAVIFSNELDLLEIRWRELFPYVSKFVILESNTTFTGIPKRLFFASNLSRFAFAMHKTVHDIYPGRVAVPGSHEDPFTLESKQRGAMNSLLRRAGISYGDILLMSDTDEIPSPHTLKLLQWCEGIPPVMHLELRHYMYSFEFPVDYSSWRSTAHIFGPRTQYRHSRQTDLIFSDAGWHCSFCFRYISEFVFKMTAYSHADRVKRKSFLSHSRIQNNICKGDDLFDMLPEEYSFKELIKKMGSIPRSASAVHLPAYLIENADKFKFLLPGGCLRPPE from the coding sequence ATGTTTCCCCTACAAGTGCAAGGCCTGGTTCCTCGACCACGCCTCATTTCTATGAGAAAACCTCCCATGTTCTTTTGTTTGTTACTTCTATTACTGGTGccaatttttttgtttggaaTTTTTGTCCATGGCCAGAAGATTTCTTATTTCTTCCGTCCCCTTTGGGACAACCCGCCTTCTCCTTTCAAACGTATACCTCACTATTATGCAGAAAATGTCTCCATGGACCACCTTTGCAATCTTCATGGTTGGTCCCTTCGCTCTGAGCCTCGCCGCATTTTTGATGCTGTCATTTTCAGCAATGAGTTAGACCTGTTAGAGATCAGATGGCGCGAACTTTTTCCCTATGTATCAAAATTCGTGATCCTTGAGTCCAATACAACGTTTACAGGCATTCCAAAGAGACTCTTCTTTGCCTCCAATCTGTCAAGATTTGCCTTTGCCATGCATAAGACTGTCCATGACATTTATCCTGGCAGAGTTGCAGTCCCTGGATCACATGAGGACCCATTCACGCTTGAATCAAAACAACGGGGGGCTATGAACTCATTGTTACGCCGTGCAGGCATTTCCTACGGTGATATTCTTCTCATGTCAGATACAGATGAGATTCCAAGTCCTCATACTTTGAAGCTACTTCAGTGGTGTGAAGGGATTCCTCCCGTAATGCATCTTGAGTTGAGGCATTACATGTACTCATTTGAGTTTCCGGTGGACTACAGCAGCTGGCGTTCCACTGCCCACATCTTTGGTCCCCGGACACAATACCGCCACTCACGCCAGACAGACTTAATCTTCTCCGATGCAGGATGGCACTGCAGCTTCTGCTTTCGGTATATTTCAGAGTTTGTGTTCAAGATGACTGCCTATAGCCATGCAGACCGTGTGAAACGGAAGTCTTTCTTAAGTCACTCAAGAATTCAGAACAACATTTGCAAGGGAGATGACCTTTTTGATATGCTCCCTGAGGAATACTCTTTCAAAGAGTTGATTAAAAAGATGGGGTCTATTCCCCGTTCAGCTTCTGCAGTTCATCTTCCTGCATACTTGATAGAGAATGCAGACAAATTTAAGTTCCTTCTTCCTGGAGGTTGCTTAAGACCACCAGAATAA